TGCAGCTTGTCTTTTATTCCTAGTGGGTTTCGGTTCAAATCTTTCAGGCTAAAATGCATGCTCCCGTGTACTTCTGGAAATTGGTGGTTAAGAGCAATTTGCCTTGGATACTCATCAGGATCAGACCAAGCTTCCACCGCGTTGTTATTAATTTTGTAAGCAGCTTGTCCAATATAAAGGTGAACTGGCTTTCCGCGAACTTCATCTCTCCACCAGTTGAGCAGCGTATTGTAAGCAGCGGGTTCAAATCCAATATTCCAATAAATTTGCGGAGTGATGTAATCAATGTACCCATTTTGAATCCACGTACGCGTATCTGCATACAAATCATCGTAGTTTGTTTGTCCAGCAGTAGTCTCAGAGCCAGTTGGATCATTGGCGATGTTTCGCCATACGCCGAACGGACTGATACCAAACTTTACGTATGATTTTGTCTTTTTAATAGACGTGTTTAAATCTCGAACAAGCTGATTAACATTGTCTCGTCGCCAGTCTTCAATATTTGAGAACGTTTGAGCACCGTAGGTTTGATACGTTTTTTGATCTGGGAACGTTTGATCTGCAATTTTGTAAGGGTAAAAATAGTCGTCCATATGAACAGCATCAATATCATAGTTTCTTACGACTTCTAACACTTCTTCAATAATAAAGTTTTTTACTTCTGGAATACCTGGGTTGTAGTAGAGTTGTTTTCCGTAGGAGACGACCCAATCAGGATGTTGTTTGGCAGGATGATTATCGGCTAGTTTGTTTAAATCAGTATGATTCATTGTAATGCGGTAAGGGTTAAACCATGCGTGGAATTCTAAGTTGCGCTTGTGTGCTTCGTCCACCATAAAGGCCAGAGGATCATAGCCGGGATCTTTTCCTTGTGTACCCGTTAAATATTCTGACCAAGGGCCATATTTCGACGGATAAAAGGAATCAGCAGTGGGTTTAATTTGAACGACAACAGCATTCATCCCCATCTTTTTTACTTCATCTAGCAAATAGGTAAACTCTTTTTTCTGCTGCTCAACCGGAAGCCCAGGCTGAGAAGGCCAGTCAATATTGTATACGCTTGCAATCCAAGCCGCTCGAAGCTCCCGCTTTTGATACGTAGTAGGTACGTCTGCTTTAGCAGGTAACGCGCTCGAACAAAACAGCAGCAAAAACAAGATGCTTCCTATCCATTTTTTAATATGCATGTTCGTTCCTCCTTCTCTTTTGGTTGAGATAAAATTTCTTTCATAATATAGCATGTGGTCGTTATATTCACAATAGATTTTAATAAAATATTCTGAAAAATAAAATAAAGTTTTAAAAATATCAGAAAAATATTGAAATTAAACTTCAGAAAAAATATAATAATGGTAATTTAAAGAATATTTTAGAAATACGTTACTTAATAATGGAGGAATTCATGCGCCAATTTTCCGTACTTACTTTAATCGATGCACAAATGAATCATTACAGTCCTGCTGAAGGAAGAGTAGCTGATTACGTATTAGAGAATCCCACGACCACGTTGAACTTAACGACCAAGCAGCTAGCTAAGCAGTGTCAGTGCAGCGAAGCTACGATTATTCGCTTTTGTCAGCGTGTAGGGATCAATAGTTTTAAAGAATTAAAGATTGAATTAGCAAAAGATGCTCATAAGGTAAATGCCGAGCAGCTGCCGAATCTTCCAGTCAATTTTGAAGACGAGACCGATGCCGTGCTTGAAAAAGTCATGAGCAAAAGTATGAGCGCACTTATGAATACAAGTCGATTAGTGAGCTCTTCTGCAATTGATGCAGCCGCGGAAGCTATTCATGGAGCGAAACGAGTGTTTTTATACGGAGCAGGAGGATCATCTGTGGTTGCACTAGATGCTCAGTATAAACTGCTTCGAATTGATATTTCGGCGCTGTTTTCATTAGATAGTCATGTTCAAATGGTGATGGCTACGAATATGACAAAAGATGATGTGCTGTTTGTGGTATCCACTTCTGGTCAAACAAAAGAAGTGGTGGAGCTGATGCAAATAGCCAAAGATAAAGGAGCAGCCGTTATTTTACTAACGCAGCACGGGTCATCGCCAGCTTCTAGATTAGCTGATATTCTGCTGACTATTTCAGTAGAAGAGCAGCATATTCGAATTGGAACGATGAGCGCTCGTATTGCTCAGTTAGCCATTGTAGATGCGATGTTTATACGGTTATGTATTCAAAAAGGCAATCAAGTGTTTGAACGCATAATCGATACACATAATGTAATTCAAAAAATAAAGAGGTAGGGGGAAACGAGAAAATGAAGGTATTGTTTGTATGTTCTGGAGGAATGTCAAGTGCAATTGTGGTAAAAGCATTAAAAACGGAAGCACAAAAGCATGGAACGGATATGGAAGTGCTGGCAATTGGGACAAATGAAGTGGCAGAGGAAATTCAAAAGGGCTGGGACGTTGTAATGGTTGCACCGCAGATTCGTCACCGGTTTAACGCAGTGAAAGCGGAAGCAGATAAAGCTTCTGTTCCGTGCGGGCCCATTCCGCCGCAGGCTTATACACCGCTTGGAGGTCCGACGCTTTTTAAAACGGTTCAACAGCTCGTTAGCTGAGGAAAGCAGGTGTATTCCTGCTTTTTAAACATATAAGGGGTTTTAGTATACACAAGGGGAGAATATAGAGGGGGGAAGGGTATATGAGCAAATTTGTGTCGTTTTTAGAGAACAATTTATCGGGACCTATGGCCAGGTTATCAGAACAGCGGCATCTTCAAGCCATTCGCGATGGTGTTATTTCCGCTTTGCCGTTTATCATTATCGGAAGTTTTTTCTTGATTCTAGCATTTCCGCCTGTGCCGCAAGATAGTACAATTGCGAAATGGGCAGCTGATAACAGCGCCAACATTTTAATACCGTATCGAGTAACGATGTTTATTATGTCTTTATATATAGCCTTTGGGATAGGATACAACTTGTCTAAAAGCTATAATCTCGATCCGCTATCAGGAGCGCAAATTGCAGTAGCTGCACTACTTCTTACGCTGACTCCAAAGCTGGTTGAAGAAGAAGGGTTTATGCTTCCGATGACAAACCTTGGAGGTCACGGTTTATTTGTAACGATGATTGTGTCAATTTTATCGGTCGAGATTCTCAGGTTTTGTAAAGCAAAAAATGTCACCATTAAAATGCCGGAGCAAGTGCCTCCTTCTGTATCAAGGTCTTTTGAAGCGCTAATTCCAGTTGCAATTGTTGTTGTACTTATGACGATTATTACCATTGTTTTAGGTATCGATCTTCATCATTTAGTCGATAAACTAGTTGCTCCGCTTGTGGAGGCTGGAGATAGTTTAGCAGGAGTGTTAATACCGGTTTTCTTAATTACGTTTTTCTGGTCATTCGGAATCCACGGCGTCTCTGTTGTTGGTACAGTGGCACGGCCTGTATGGGAAGTTTATTTAGCGAAAAATGCCGAAGCGGTAGCAGACGGAGCTTCAACGCTTCCGTATATTGCACCTGAAACTTTCTTTCAGTGGTTTGTTTGGATCGGAGGATCTGGAGCGACGTTAGGCCTTGCTTTAGCGATGCTGTTTTTCTCAAAATCTAAATATTCGAAAGCGCTTTCTAGGACATCTTTTATTCCAGCGGTTTTTAATATTAATGAACCAATCATTTTTGGTTTGCCAATTGTCTTAAATCCTATTTTGATTATTCCTTTTATCATCATCCCGATTATTACAACGATCATTTCATATGCAGCAACGGCGGCAGGTCTTATTACTCCAACATACGTAATGGTTCCTTGGACGCTTCCGGCGCCAATTGGAGCTTATCTATCGACAGGAGGAGACTGGCGGGCGGTTGTACTGGTCGTTATTAATATTGCTATTTCTGTTGTGGTTTATCTTCCGTTCTTTAAAATGTATGACCGAAAGATGGTCGAAATGGAAAAAAGCGATGAAGCAACGATCACATCATCAGATGAAACAGTTCAAATGTAAAGAAAGAGAAGCCAACTTGTTTGGCTTCTATCCTTTTAATAGGAGTGAGGATCAATGTTTGTTCGGTTTCGATATAAAACCGTGTTTTTATTTCTGTTAACCATGATTCTTTGTAACGTTATTTTTACACCTTTGCTGCAGTATGCTGGTTTGTCAGCGCAGCATAGTTTATTTGCCATTACAAGTCTATCAGCAGCGCTGCTTACAACATTTATTTCCATTCGGCTTTCAACCGCAGCTTTATCTAAAACCGCCGTCTGTATACGCTTTGTTTTGCTTGGAGCAGGGTGCACAGCCATTACATATTTAGCCGTTTTTTAACAAGGAGGGGCAAGGAATGAAAGTAGTGACAATAGGAGGAGGATCAAGCTATACACCGGAATTGGTCGAAGGTTTTATTAAACGATATAATGAGCTTCCAATTCGAGAGCTATGGCTTGTAGATGTTGAAGAAGGAAAAGAGAAACTTGAAATTGTAGGGGCACTTGCGAGAAGAATGGTCAAAAAAGCAGGTGTTGATATGAAAATCTATTTAACGCTTGATCGAAAAAAAGCGTTGATGAATGCCGATTTTGTAACGACACAGCTTAGAGTAGGTCAGATTGATGCGCGTATTTATGACGAACGTATTCCACTTAAGTACGGAATGATTGGTCAAGAGACAAACGGGGTAGGAGGATTATTTAAAGGTTTGCGAACGATTCCGGTTTTGTTGAAAATTGCCGAGGAAATACACGAAGTTTGTCCAAACGCCTGGCTTATTAATTTTACAAACCCTGCAGGTATGGTAACTGAGGCGCTGCTTCGTTACGGAAAGCATTCTAAAGTGATAGGAGTCTGTAACCTGCCTGTACATATGACAAACTCCATCGCTAGCTTGCTTCAAATAGAAAAAGAAGCGGTTCATATTGAATTTGCAGGGTTAAATCACTTGGTATATGGACTGCATGTGTATGCAAAAGGAGAGGAAGTAACACAAGAAGTAATTCGGCGTTTAAGTGATCCAAAGTCCCAAGTAACAATGAGAAACATAGCTCCTATTCCGTGGCAACCGGATTTTTTGGAAGCTCTTGGAGTAATTTTATGTCCTTATCATCGCTACTACTACAAAACAAAAGAAATATTAGCAGAAGAGCTTCTGGCCTTTCAATCAGGTACCACGCGCGCTGAAGTGGTTAAAACACTAGAAGCCGAGCTTTTTGAACTCTACAAAAATCCAAATCTAGAAATTAAGCCTCCACAGCTAGAAAAAAGAGGAGGTGCTTATTACAGCGATGCCGCATGTAATTTGATTTCATCCATTTGTAACGATAAAGGGGATATTCAAACATTAAATGTAAGCAACAATGGCGCTATTTCCTCACTCCCAAACGAATCTGCAGTTGAAGTAAACTGTGTGGTAACAAAACAAGGACCAGTACCACTTGCTGTCGGTGAACTTCCTGTAGAAGTGAATGGACTTGTGCAGCAAATTAAATCGTTTGAACGAGTAGGGGCAGAAGCAGCGGTTACAGGATCTTACGAAAAAGCGCTTGTTGCGCTGACCATTAATCCGCTTGTTCCAAGTGACGAACTGGCTAAATCGGTCTTAGATGAACTGCTTCAAGCTCACCGCAAGTATTTACCCGCTTTTTTTAAGGAAGTGAA
This sequence is a window from Priestia aryabhattai. Protein-coding genes within it:
- a CDS encoding 6-phospho-beta-glucosidase, which gives rise to MKVVTIGGGSSYTPELVEGFIKRYNELPIRELWLVDVEEGKEKLEIVGALARRMVKKAGVDMKIYLTLDRKKALMNADFVTTQLRVGQIDARIYDERIPLKYGMIGQETNGVGGLFKGLRTIPVLLKIAEEIHEVCPNAWLINFTNPAGMVTEALLRYGKHSKVIGVCNLPVHMTNSIASLLQIEKEAVHIEFAGLNHLVYGLHVYAKGEEVTQEVIRRLSDPKSQVTMRNIAPIPWQPDFLEALGVILCPYHRYYYKTKEILAEELLAFQSGTTRAEVVKTLEAELFELYKNPNLEIKPPQLEKRGGAYYSDAACNLISSICNDKGDIQTLNVSNNGAISSLPNESAVEVNCVVTKQGPVPLAVGELPVEVNGLVQQIKSFERVGAEAAVTGSYEKALVALTINPLVPSDELAKSVLDELLQAHRKYLPAFFKEVNA
- a CDS encoding MurR/RpiR family transcriptional regulator encodes the protein MRQFSVLTLIDAQMNHYSPAEGRVADYVLENPTTTLNLTTKQLAKQCQCSEATIIRFCQRVGINSFKELKIELAKDAHKVNAEQLPNLPVNFEDETDAVLEKVMSKSMSALMNTSRLVSSSAIDAAAEAIHGAKRVFLYGAGGSSVVALDAQYKLLRIDISALFSLDSHVQMVMATNMTKDDVLFVVSTSGQTKEVVELMQIAKDKGAAVILLTQHGSSPASRLADILLTISVEEQHIRIGTMSARIAQLAIVDAMFIRLCIQKGNQVFERIIDTHNVIQKIKR
- a CDS encoding PTS sugar transporter subunit IIB; this encodes MKVLFVCSGGMSSAIVVKALKTEAQKHGTDMEVLAIGTNEVAEEIQKGWDVVMVAPQIRHRFNAVKAEADKASVPCGPIPPQAYTPLGGPTLFKTVQQLVS
- a CDS encoding glycoside hydrolase family 10 protein, encoding MHIKKWIGSILFLLLFCSSALPAKADVPTTYQKRELRAAWIASVYNIDWPSQPGLPVEQQKKEFTYLLDEVKKMGMNAVVVQIKPTADSFYPSKYGPWSEYLTGTQGKDPGYDPLAFMVDEAHKRNLEFHAWFNPYRITMNHTDLNKLADNHPAKQHPDWVVSYGKQLYYNPGIPEVKNFIIEEVLEVVRNYDIDAVHMDDYFYPYKIADQTFPDQKTYQTYGAQTFSNIEDWRRDNVNQLVRDLNTSIKKTKSYVKFGISPFGVWRNIANDPTGSETTAGQTNYDDLYADTRTWIQNGYIDYITPQIYWNIGFEPAAYNTLLNWWRDEVRGKPVHLYIGQAAYKINNNAVEAWSDPDEYPRQIALNHQFPEVHGSMHFSLKDLNRNPLGIKDKLQNDIYKHPALIPSMPWLDDTAPKAPKLKNVGPHTKEAAFEIRDHQQNDSAYYAIYRFQGNKRGDINNAENLLTTVRKTGEKQLFVDQNALKNQTYTYVVTSVDRLHNESAASRTFTVKASH
- a CDS encoding PTS sugar transporter subunit IIC, coding for MSKFVSFLENNLSGPMARLSEQRHLQAIRDGVISALPFIIIGSFFLILAFPPVPQDSTIAKWAADNSANILIPYRVTMFIMSLYIAFGIGYNLSKSYNLDPLSGAQIAVAALLLTLTPKLVEEEGFMLPMTNLGGHGLFVTMIVSILSVEILRFCKAKNVTIKMPEQVPPSVSRSFEALIPVAIVVVLMTIITIVLGIDLHHLVDKLVAPLVEAGDSLAGVLIPVFLITFFWSFGIHGVSVVGTVARPVWEVYLAKNAEAVADGASTLPYIAPETFFQWFVWIGGSGATLGLALAMLFFSKSKYSKALSRTSFIPAVFNINEPIIFGLPIVLNPILIIPFIIIPIITTIISYAATAAGLITPTYVMVPWTLPAPIGAYLSTGGDWRAVVLVVINIAISVVVYLPFFKMYDRKMVEMEKSDEATITSSDETVQM